One genomic region from Prevotella sp. Rep29 encodes:
- the rpsB gene encoding 30S ribosomal protein S2: protein MARTNFDQLLQAGCHFGHLRRKWNPAMAPYIFMERNGIHIIDLHKTVAKIDEAAEALKMIAKSGKKVLFVSTKKQAKEIVAEKAASVGMPYVIERWPGGMLTNFPTIRKAVKKMTTIDKLMSDGTYSNLSKRELLQITRQRAKLEKNLGSIADLSRLPSALFVIDVMKEHIAVKEANRLGIPVFGVVDTNSDPGNIDFVIPANDDAKDSIDVILTACCQAIAEGLEERKAEKADDKAAAEQGDEEAVEVKPKRARRARKEAPKAEEVAVAEAPKAEETPAAEEEAPAAE from the coding sequence ATGGCAAGAACAAATTTTGACCAACTACTCCAAGCAGGTTGCCATTTCGGTCACCTGCGCCGCAAGTGGAATCCCGCAATGGCTCCCTACATCTTTATGGAGCGTAACGGCATTCATATTATCGACCTGCACAAGACTGTTGCAAAAATCGATGAGGCTGCAGAAGCTCTGAAGATGATTGCAAAGTCAGGAAAGAAAGTGCTTTTCGTTTCAACCAAGAAACAGGCAAAGGAAATCGTTGCCGAGAAGGCAGCAAGCGTAGGAATGCCTTACGTGATTGAGCGCTGGCCCGGCGGTATGTTGACCAACTTCCCGACCATTCGCAAGGCAGTGAAGAAAATGACTACCATCGACAAACTGATGAGCGACGGAACATATTCGAATCTCTCAAAGCGTGAGTTGCTGCAAATCACACGCCAGCGCGCCAAGCTCGAGAAGAACCTCGGTTCAATCGCCGACCTCTCACGCCTGCCAAGTGCACTGTTCGTAATCGATGTGATGAAAGAACATATCGCAGTGAAGGAGGCAAACCGTCTGGGTATCCCCGTTTTCGGTGTAGTTGATACCAACTCAGATCCGGGCAACATTGACTTCGTAATCCCAGCCAATGACGATGCAAAAGACTCTATCGACGTGATTCTGACCGCATGCTGTCAGGCTATCGCAGAAGGACTTGAAGAGCGCAAGGCTGAGAAGGCTGATGACAAAGCAGCTGCAGAGCAGGGTGATGAAGAGGCAGTAGAAGTGAAGCCGAAGCGTGCACGCCGTGCCCGCAAAGAGGCTCCGAAAGCTGAGGAAGTAGCTGTTGCTGAAGCTCCGAAAGCCGAGGAAACTCCCGCTGCAGAGGAAGAAGCACCTGCTGCTGAATAA
- a CDS encoding glycosyltransferase — protein sequence MESVLKKVSVVMCTYNGESFLREQLETVVHQTYPLYELIIQDDNSTDETMNIIKEYEQKYSFVKVYNNEGEHGVNGNFFSAFRRATGEYIAVCDQDDIWELNKIEQQVENIGEKLMCAHLTKPFSGDGSSVYFDARHPNVGLLRTIYRPEIAGHSMLFRRDLLEKIPFDKELLKTRMYDVVLSLVAGAFESIVYLPQSLVNHRRYSTAATFTSVKDIPRPTLGNGVYMLWWSLRNYRKIKQLSRPNYENIRQFLEALPTDSFSKKEGLRMLNLQLSDRWIDFLRFQRFCIRHRHEIFHTQKGGILQWLRAALYPILSSYNQRFLLKGKP from the coding sequence ATGGAATCTGTGTTGAAAAAAGTCTCAGTAGTAATGTGCACCTATAATGGTGAGTCCTTTTTACGTGAGCAATTGGAAACAGTTGTTCATCAAACTTATCCGTTGTATGAACTTATCATTCAGGATGACAATTCTACTGACGAAACCATGAATATTATTAAAGAATATGAGCAGAAGTATTCTTTCGTAAAGGTATATAACAATGAAGGTGAACATGGTGTAAATGGAAACTTTTTCAGTGCTTTCCGTCGTGCAACGGGCGAATATATTGCCGTCTGTGACCAAGATGATATTTGGGAACTAAACAAAATAGAGCAACAAGTAGAAAACATAGGTGAGAAACTTATGTGTGCGCATTTAACAAAACCTTTTTCAGGAGATGGTTCATCCGTGTATTTTGATGCCCGTCATCCCAATGTGGGACTGCTAAGAACCATTTATCGTCCGGAAATTGCCGGACATTCCATGCTCTTTCGGCGTGACTTATTGGAAAAGATTCCTTTTGATAAGGAACTGTTAAAAACGCGCATGTATGATGTTGTACTGTCTTTAGTTGCCGGGGCTTTTGAGAGCATCGTATATCTCCCGCAATCATTGGTCAACCATCGTCGTTATTCGACTGCCGCAACATTTACATCTGTAAAGGATATTCCCCGTCCGACGTTGGGGAATGGTGTTTATATGCTTTGGTGGTCGCTACGTAACTATCGGAAAATCAAACAACTTTCGCGCCCCAACTACGAAAATATCCGTCAGTTTCTGGAAGCATTACCCACTGATTCGTTCAGCAAAAAGGAAGGGCTCAGAATGCTCAACCTGCAGTTGTCTGACCGTTGGATAGACTTTTTACGGTTTCAACGCTTTTGCATCCGCCATCGTCATGAGATATTCCACACTCAAAAAGGAGGCATTTTGCAATGGTTGAGAGCGGCACTCTATCCAATTTTGTCATCTTATAATCAACGTTTTTTGTTAAAAGGGAAACCATAA
- a CDS encoding lipopolysaccharide biosynthesis protein: MSETLKEKTAKGLFWGAINSGSMQVLNILFGIMLGRLLSPDDYGIVGLLAVFTAVAGNIQDSGFAVALINQKETRKEDFNSVFWFNILASITLYVILFFCAPLIADYFSQPALTTLARVLFLAFIVSSVGIAHGAYLTKHLMNREKAIISISALLVSGGIGVTLAFKGYGYWSLAWQQIIYNIVILIGRLYYTPWHPTLNINFEPVKRMFSFSYKILITMIINSLSENVLTFIFGRLYPIRSVGYFSQAHHWDCKAHSFVNMTIAQVAQPVLASINDEKERQQRVFRKMLRFTVFLSFPCLFGLAIVADEFIILTLSEKWKESVALLQILCISGAFEPVYILYHNLAISRGRSDIYLWCTALHILILIAIIIALHNYGILVMVIAYSAFHIAWLGVWQVMAHRLIGLRLRDVLRDIAPFLLITLSIMATTYLITSPIGNMVLLLIARILIAGGLYIAVMKILKVKIMEEVVKFFFRRK; encoded by the coding sequence ATGAGCGAAACGCTGAAAGAGAAAACGGCAAAAGGACTGTTTTGGGGTGCCATCAACAGTGGCAGCATGCAGGTGCTGAACATTCTTTTCGGCATCATGCTCGGACGGCTGCTCTCGCCCGACGACTACGGCATCGTCGGACTGCTGGCTGTCTTCACGGCAGTGGCAGGAAATATCCAGGACAGCGGCTTTGCCGTGGCACTCATCAACCAGAAAGAGACGCGCAAGGAGGACTTCAACTCGGTGTTTTGGTTCAACATCCTTGCCAGCATCACGCTCTATGTCATCCTCTTTTTCTGCGCCCCGCTCATCGCCGACTATTTCTCCCAGCCGGCACTCACCACCCTCGCACGGGTCTTGTTCCTGGCTTTCATCGTCTCCTCTGTCGGCATCGCCCACGGGGCGTATCTCACCAAGCACCTGATGAACCGCGAGAAAGCCATCATCAGCATCTCGGCATTGCTCGTCTCCGGAGGCATCGGCGTGACACTCGCTTTCAAGGGATATGGCTATTGGAGCCTTGCGTGGCAGCAGATTATCTACAACATCGTCATACTCATCGGCAGGCTGTATTACACCCCCTGGCATCCCACGCTCAACATCAACTTCGAGCCCGTGAAACGGATGTTCAGCTTCAGCTACAAGATTCTCATCACGATGATTATCAACTCGTTGAGTGAGAACGTCCTGACATTCATTTTCGGACGCCTCTACCCCATCCGCTCGGTCGGCTACTTCTCGCAGGCGCACCACTGGGACTGCAAAGCCCACTCGTTCGTCAACATGACGATAGCCCAGGTGGCGCAGCCCGTGCTCGCCTCCATCAACGACGAGAAAGAACGCCAGCAGCGCGTGTTCCGCAAGATGCTGCGATTCACGGTTTTCCTCTCCTTCCCATGCCTGTTCGGCTTGGCTATCGTAGCCGATGAATTCATCATCCTCACCCTCTCCGAGAAATGGAAGGAGAGCGTCGCGCTCCTGCAGATTCTCTGCATCAGCGGCGCTTTCGAACCGGTTTACATCCTCTACCACAACCTCGCCATCAGCCGCGGACGGTCAGACATCTACCTGTGGTGCACCGCCCTCCACATCCTCATCCTCATCGCCATCATCATCGCCCTCCACAACTACGGCATCCTGGTGATGGTCATCGCCTATTCCGCTTTCCACATCGCATGGCTGGGCGTATGGCAAGTCATGGCTCACCGACTCATCGGGCTGCGTCTGCGCGACGTACTGCGCGACATCGCCCCGTTCCTCCTCATCACACTCTCCATCATGGCAACAACCTATCTCATCACCAGCCCCATCGGGAACATGGTGCTGCTGCTCATCGCCCGCATCCTCATCGCCGGCGGACTCTACATCGCTGTCATGAAAATCCTCAAAGTGAAAATCATGGAAGAGGTGGTGAAATTCTTTTTCCGCCGCAAGTAA
- the rplM gene encoding 50S ribosomal protein L13, with amino-acid sequence MNTLSYKTLSVSKEAARENKEWVVIDATDQVVGRLCSKVAKLLRGKHKPSFTPHVDCGDNVIIINADKVVFTGKKETEKLYTRYTGYPGGQRFETPAKLRTKKYGAERIIRHAVKGMLPKGPLGRSLQGNLFIYEGTEHKHEAQKPKAIDINQFK; translated from the coding sequence ATGAACACTTTAAGTTACAAGACGCTTTCTGTAAGTAAGGAAGCAGCAAGAGAGAATAAAGAGTGGGTGGTAATCGATGCCACCGACCAGGTAGTTGGTCGTCTTTGCTCAAAAGTTGCCAAGCTGTTGCGCGGAAAGCACAAACCATCGTTCACTCCGCATGTAGATTGCGGTGACAACGTGATTATCATCAATGCCGACAAGGTCGTTTTCACTGGTAAGAAAGAAACCGAGAAACTCTACACTCGCTACACAGGATATCCTGGCGGTCAGCGTTTCGAGACTCCGGCAAAATTGCGCACGAAGAAATACGGTGCGGAGCGAATCATCCGTCATGCCGTGAAAGGCATGCTGCCGAAAGGTCCGTTGGGACGTTCCCTGCAGGGCAATCTGTTTATTTATGAAGGGACAGAGCACAAACATGAGGCTCAGAAACCGAAAGCAATTGATATTAACCAGTTTAAATAA
- a CDS encoding asparagine synthase C-terminal domain-containing protein, with protein sequence MINKDFCLSSYMAFRYIWKDGMDFAEGFQHKNFRPVSAAEQIPVKTAADIDREIRKQFDALYDKYEHIGILLSGGMDSANLASYLKPGSHAYTFNSASGEFDADINRAKKYCEKWQLCHHLIDISIDDYKKYTPVVMHHKFAPVHSIEPQIYKAAELAKKDGVQLVIVGESADLIFGGMDKLISPEWTFDAFAKRYTFLEPELVLKNPVSQTELFERYRIGKDEIDVMRFMDEVFSIESSGSYLNAFGAAWMPYYDPYACLVMAEPLDMQRVRNGEPKYLVRELYAMKYPELEIPFKIPMPRPVDTIFKDWEGPKRPEFRTDIPMGELTGNQKWQLWCAEQFLNMLG encoded by the coding sequence ATGATAAATAAAGATTTCTGCCTCAGTTCATATATGGCATTCCGTTATATTTGGAAAGACGGAATGGATTTTGCGGAGGGTTTTCAGCATAAGAATTTTCGCCCCGTCAGTGCCGCAGAACAGATTCCCGTGAAAACCGCAGCGGACATTGACCGTGAGATTCGTAAGCAGTTTGATGCGCTATATGACAAATACGAGCATATCGGCATCCTGCTGTCAGGAGGAATGGACAGTGCCAACTTGGCATCATACCTGAAACCGGGAAGCCATGCATACACCTTCAATTCCGCTTCTGGCGAGTTTGACGCGGATATCAACCGAGCAAAAAAGTATTGTGAGAAGTGGCAGTTGTGCCACCATCTCATCGACATATCCATAGACGATTACAAGAAATACACACCAGTGGTGATGCACCACAAGTTTGCGCCCGTCCACTCGATAGAACCACAGATTTACAAAGCAGCTGAATTGGCGAAGAAAGATGGCGTGCAGCTGGTGATTGTAGGCGAAAGTGCCGACCTGATATTTGGCGGGATGGACAAACTGATTTCGCCCGAATGGACATTCGACGCTTTTGCCAAGCGCTATACTTTCCTGGAGCCCGAATTGGTATTGAAAAACCCCGTCAGCCAAACGGAACTGTTTGAGAGATACCGCATCGGCAAAGACGAAATTGATGTGATGCGCTTTATGGACGAAGTGTTTTCCATTGAGAGCAGTGGCTCATACCTGAATGCCTTCGGTGCGGCATGGATGCCCTATTATGACCCCTATGCCTGCCTGGTAATGGCAGAACCGTTGGACATGCAGCGTGTGCGCAACGGCGAACCGAAATATCTGGTACGCGAACTTTACGCCATGAAGTATCCAGAATTGGAAATCCCTTTCAAGATTCCAATGCCCCGCCCTGTCGATACCATTTTTAAAGACTGGGAAGGTCCCAAGCGCCCTGAATTCCGCACAGATATCCCGATGGGCGAACTGACTGGCAACCAAAAGTGGCAACTGTGGTGCGCAGAACAATTTCTTAACATGCTTGGCTAA
- the tsf gene encoding translation elongation factor Ts: protein MAYKANMDDIKKLRTMTGAGLADVKKALEEAEGDFDKAKDLLRERGLAIAAKRSDRETSNGCVLVKKVAGFAAMVAVKCETDFVANGADFIAMTQSILDAAIEARCKSLDEVKTLKLANGETAEAVVTQRSGITGEKMELDGYNFIEGDNVDVYDHMGRHTLATMVQLNKNNEDAAHKVAMQVAAMKPVALNAESVDQKILDEEYKTAVEKTKLEQVEKAVVAAINKAGINANLVDSEDHIESNIAKGWLTAEQAEQARKIRAEVSVEKAASLNPAMIESIAKGRVQKFLKENCLVDQEFQFGDGDKATVAEWLKRQDSELQIVNYKRFTLVAE, encoded by the coding sequence ATGGCTTACAAAGCAAATATGGATGATATCAAGAAGCTCCGCACCATGACCGGTGCAGGTCTCGCAGACGTGAAAAAAGCGTTGGAAGAGGCTGAGGGAGACTTCGATAAGGCAAAGGATCTGCTCCGCGAGCGTGGACTGGCTATCGCTGCAAAGCGCTCAGACCGTGAGACCTCTAATGGCTGTGTGCTCGTGAAGAAAGTGGCTGGCTTCGCTGCAATGGTAGCAGTGAAATGCGAAACCGACTTCGTGGCTAACGGTGCCGACTTCATCGCAATGACTCAGAGCATTCTCGATGCAGCTATCGAGGCACGCTGCAAGAGTCTGGATGAAGTGAAGACACTGAAACTGGCTAACGGCGAAACAGCAGAGGCTGTCGTTACACAGCGCTCAGGTATCACCGGCGAGAAGATGGAACTCGACGGCTATAACTTCATCGAAGGCGACAACGTTGATGTTTATGACCACATGGGTCGTCACACACTCGCTACGATGGTACAGCTCAACAAGAACAATGAAGACGCAGCACACAAAGTGGCAATGCAGGTGGCAGCAATGAAACCCGTTGCCCTGAATGCAGAAAGCGTAGATCAGAAGATTCTTGACGAGGAGTACAAGACCGCTGTGGAGAAGACCAAGCTCGAGCAGGTTGAAAAGGCTGTAGTGGCAGCTATCAACAAGGCAGGAATCAACGCCAATCTCGTTGACAGTGAAGACCACATCGAGTCGAACATCGCCAAAGGCTGGTTGACAGCAGAGCAGGCAGAGCAGGCTCGCAAGATTCGTGCAGAAGTTTCTGTAGAGAAGGCAGCATCGCTCAATCCTGCAATGATTGAGAGCATTGCTAAGGGACGCGTACAGAAATTCTTGAAAGAGAATTGTCTCGTTGACCAGGAATTCCAGTTCGGCGACGGCGACAAAGCCACTGTTGCTGAATGGCTGAAGCGTCAGGACAGCGAATTGCAGATTGTGAACTACAAGCGTTTCACGCTCGTTGCAGAATAA
- a CDS encoding glycosyltransferase, protein MKLLAPILLFVYNRPTHVQRLVSSLQANDLAKDSELFIFSDAAKDELEKENVNEVRRFIRSIKGFGNVQIVERLENWGLARSIINGVTQTLKHYDRVIVLEDDLFVAPYFLQFMNDALEAYKDEERVGHIQACDFTQDPMLPDTFLIKWTGSWGWATWRRAWQYFNDDGSELLAELERRKLTFRFDFNGKYGFTRMLRRQIEGKNNSWAIRWNASLFLNDILSLNVGRSLVQNEGFDGSGTNCGGGGLYASKLWLKPLPVVKIQPIEENENARNVYVKCYARTNSFLAKAIRRIKRTLKGDFGA, encoded by the coding sequence ATGAAACTATTAGCTCCTATACTTCTTTTCGTCTATAATCGCCCTACTCATGTGCAACGGCTTGTGAGCTCATTACAAGCTAATGATTTAGCAAAAGATAGCGAGTTGTTTATTTTCTCAGACGCTGCTAAAGACGAGTTGGAAAAAGAGAATGTAAACGAAGTGAGAAGGTTTATTCGTTCTATCAAAGGATTTGGGAATGTTCAAATTGTTGAGCGCTTGGAGAACTGGGGGTTAGCACGATCGATTATTAATGGTGTGACACAAACTTTGAAGCATTACGATCGTGTCATCGTCTTGGAGGATGATCTTTTTGTAGCACCATATTTTCTTCAATTTATGAATGATGCCTTGGAGGCTTATAAAGACGAAGAGCGTGTTGGGCATATACAGGCTTGCGATTTTACACAAGATCCGATGCTTCCCGACACATTTTTGATAAAATGGACAGGTAGTTGGGGTTGGGCAACTTGGCGACGTGCATGGCAATATTTTAACGATGACGGGAGCGAACTTCTTGCTGAGTTAGAACGTCGCAAATTGACTTTTCGTTTCGATTTCAACGGGAAATATGGCTTTACACGGATGTTGAGACGACAGATTGAAGGTAAGAACAATTCATGGGCAATCCGGTGGAATGCATCGCTGTTTCTTAACGATATTTTATCTCTCAATGTTGGTCGTTCACTCGTTCAGAATGAAGGGTTTGATGGCAGTGGGACTAATTGTGGTGGCGGTGGTCTTTATGCATCAAAGTTGTGGCTAAAGCCGTTACCTGTAGTGAAAATTCAACCTATTGAAGAAAATGAAAATGCGCGAAATGTTTATGTGAAATGTTATGCTCGCACGAACTCATTTCTTGCCAAAGCAATTCGTCGCATCAAAAGAACGTTGAAAGGCGATTTTGGAGCTTGA
- a CDS encoding DUF6080 domain-containing protein, with amino-acid sequence MKLRELLSIKKEERPVAIAAALLALCLNALVISRYHQLFMEPVDNYWKLFIDNFRISGFDPITYSVVSNWHAGYNIYRHPLLAFLWYPAYLLNAGLMALFGINLVQFIVAAVMVVNAVYAAVFLFRILRELIGLGKADSFLLCLLLFSFGYVMIAICVPDHFALSMTLLILTIYLSGRKVKTGRELPVWQTVALFVLTAGVSLNNGVKTFIAALFVNGKRFFRPRFLLLAVILPAALMWGFCRLEYRIYELPKYKARQEIKKKKEAKAREKLMRTITDTIAVKDSAQIKAAYTKELNRRIKARYKRNHLKHGEPLMQGEFMGWTDVTTDRWSSAVENLFGESIQLHRDHLLEDTLRTRPVIVRYRHLYNYVVEGTIVLLFLVGIWCGRRSRLLWMALSFFAFDLFIHFILGFGINEIYIMSPHWAFIFPLSFAFALRKTAGWKKHAFRTLLILLTLYLLVYNGSLMGIWCKFL; translated from the coding sequence ATGAAACTGAGGGAATTGTTGAGCATCAAGAAAGAAGAGCGTCCGGTCGCCATCGCTGCCGCCTTGTTGGCACTATGCCTCAATGCACTGGTCATCAGCCGATACCATCAGCTGTTCATGGAGCCGGTGGATAATTATTGGAAGCTGTTTATCGACAATTTCCGCATATCGGGCTTTGACCCCATCACCTATTCCGTCGTGTCCAACTGGCATGCCGGTTACAACATCTACCGCCATCCGCTGCTGGCTTTCCTGTGGTATCCCGCCTATCTCTTAAATGCCGGTTTGATGGCATTGTTTGGCATCAATCTCGTGCAGTTCATCGTGGCAGCGGTCATGGTGGTCAATGCGGTTTATGCTGCCGTGTTCCTCTTCCGCATTTTGCGCGAACTCATCGGATTGGGCAAGGCAGACAGTTTCTTGCTTTGCTTGCTGCTGTTCTCGTTTGGCTATGTGATGATTGCCATTTGCGTGCCCGACCATTTCGCCCTGTCGATGACGCTCCTGATACTGACCATCTATCTGTCGGGGCGCAAGGTGAAGACGGGTAGGGAGTTGCCCGTATGGCAGACCGTCGCCCTTTTTGTGCTGACCGCCGGCGTCTCTCTGAACAATGGTGTCAAGACTTTCATCGCAGCCCTCTTCGTGAACGGTAAGCGCTTTTTCCGTCCGCGATTCCTGCTGCTTGCCGTCATTCTCCCTGCAGCACTGATGTGGGGCTTCTGCCGACTGGAATACCGCATCTATGAACTGCCGAAGTACAAGGCACGTCAGGAAATCAAAAAGAAAAAGGAGGCGAAGGCGAGAGAGAAACTCATGCGGACCATCACCGACACCATCGCAGTGAAGGATTCCGCACAAATCAAGGCAGCATATACGAAAGAGTTGAACCGCCGCATCAAGGCACGCTATAAGCGCAATCATCTCAAACATGGTGAACCGCTGATGCAAGGGGAGTTCATGGGGTGGACCGACGTGACGACCGACCGCTGGAGTTCGGCAGTGGAGAATCTCTTCGGCGAATCAATTCAGTTGCATCGTGACCATCTTTTAGAAGACACGTTGCGCACCCGTCCCGTTATCGTGCGCTACAGACATCTGTATAACTATGTGGTGGAAGGAACTATCGTCCTGCTGTTCCTCGTCGGAATCTGGTGCGGACGGAGGAGTCGCCTGCTCTGGATGGCGCTCTCCTTCTTCGCCTTCGACCTGTTCATCCACTTCATCTTGGGCTTTGGCATCAACGAGATCTATATCATGTCGCCGCACTGGGCATTCATCTTCCCCCTCTCCTTCGCTTTCGCCCTGCGGAAGACGGCAGGGTGGAAGAAACACGCATTCCGCACCCTACTCATCCTCCTCACGCTCTATCTGCTTGTATATAATGGGAGTTTGATGGGGATTTGGTGTAAATTTTTATAA
- a CDS encoding glycosyltransferase family 2 protein, whose protein sequence is MTDKMRILTIIVSYNFVPWVDKCIGSVMTSEYSTDILVLDNGSKDDTVKILLDFFPQVKLIENNENLGFGKANNIGIQYAIEQGYDAVLLLNEDAWINPNTLERLVKVSNEHPEYGIISPVHLTGDGSKPEKGFSKYTGIYDINHLPDAEIVEVPFINAAIWFVRVQVLKNIGLFAPIFYHYGEDKDLVNRMAFYHYKIGYIPAVFAYHDRESRQITREGFFKSEYVYHLSEYTNINYSFGKAFCLVVSAILKKTCSSLFKGEWCNILAYISLGIKLLIKTPKIVEARKMSKHVELNNYKP, encoded by the coding sequence ATGACAGATAAAATGAGGATACTTACTATAATAGTGTCATATAACTTTGTGCCTTGGGTTGACAAATGCATAGGAAGTGTAATGACATCTGAGTATTCGACCGACATTTTAGTATTAGACAACGGTTCAAAAGATGACACTGTGAAAATACTATTGGATTTTTTTCCACAAGTAAAACTCATTGAAAATAATGAGAACTTAGGGTTTGGGAAAGCCAATAATATAGGCATTCAATATGCCATAGAACAAGGATATGATGCTGTTTTGTTACTCAATGAAGATGCATGGATCAATCCAAACACTTTGGAACGCTTAGTCAAAGTGAGTAACGAGCATCCAGAATATGGCATTATTTCACCAGTTCATTTAACGGGAGATGGAAGCAAACCAGAAAAGGGATTTTCTAAATATACAGGAATCTACGACATTAACCATTTGCCAGATGCGGAAATTGTAGAGGTTCCGTTCATCAATGCAGCAATTTGGTTTGTTAGGGTTCAAGTACTTAAGAATATAGGATTATTTGCGCCTATATTTTATCATTATGGTGAAGACAAAGACTTAGTAAACAGAATGGCTTTCTATCATTATAAAATTGGGTATATACCTGCTGTTTTTGCTTATCATGATCGTGAATCTAGGCAAATAACAAGAGAAGGTTTTTTCAAAAGTGAATATGTGTATCATTTGTCAGAATATACCAACATTAACTATTCATTTGGTAAAGCATTTTGTTTAGTTGTGTCTGCAATATTAAAAAAAACGTGTTCTTCGCTTTTTAAAGGTGAATGGTGTAATATTCTCGCCTATATAAGTTTAGGAATAAAACTATTGATAAAAACGCCCAAAATAGTTGAAGCAAGAAAAATGTCAAAACATGTTGAATTAAATAATTATAAGCCATGA
- the rpsI gene encoding 30S ribosomal protein S9, whose translation MEMINAIGRRKSSVARVYLTEGTGKITINKRDLTDYFPSAILQYVVKQPLALLEVAEKYDIKANLDGGGFTGQSQALRLAIARALVKINAEDKKNLKDHGFLTRDARKVERKKPGQPKARRRFQFSKR comes from the coding sequence ATGGAAATGATAAATGCAATTGGTCGTCGTAAAAGTTCTGTTGCACGCGTTTATTTGACCGAAGGCACAGGCAAGATAACCATCAATAAAAGAGATTTAACAGATTATTTCCCATCAGCCATCCTGCAGTATGTGGTAAAACAACCGCTCGCACTGCTCGAAGTGGCAGAGAAATATGACATCAAAGCCAATCTTGACGGAGGCGGTTTCACAGGTCAGAGCCAAGCTTTGCGCCTCGCCATCGCCCGTGCACTGGTGAAAATCAATGCCGAAGATAAGAAAAACCTGAAAGACCACGGATTCCTTACCCGTGACGCCCGCAAAGTTGAGCGTAAGAAGCCAGGTCAGCCGAAAGCTCGCCGCCGCTTCCAGTTCAGCAAGCGTTAA
- a CDS encoding adenylyltransferase/cytidyltransferase family protein: MVIGYTTGVYDLFHIGHLNLLKNAKGMCDKLVVGVTVDELVAYKGKQAMIPFEDRIELVRSCKYVDAAVPQYDMDKLAACKKLGAQYLFVGDDWYGTEKWKKYEEEFAEEGIKIVYFPYTKGISSTKINEALDAVRKHDLTDVK, translated from the coding sequence ATGGTTATTGGATACACAACAGGCGTTTATGACTTATTCCACATTGGTCATCTGAACCTTTTGAAAAACGCCAAAGGCATGTGCGACAAGCTGGTGGTCGGCGTAACTGTCGATGAATTGGTCGCATACAAAGGGAAGCAGGCGATGATCCCGTTTGAAGACCGCATCGAACTGGTGCGTAGCTGCAAGTACGTGGATGCTGCCGTGCCTCAGTACGACATGGACAAGCTCGCAGCTTGCAAGAAGTTAGGGGCGCAGTATCTCTTCGTAGGTGACGACTGGTATGGCACGGAGAAATGGAAAAAGTACGAAGAGGAGTTTGCCGAAGAAGGGATTAAGATTGTCTATTTCCCCTACACGAAAGGCATTTCTTCCACGAAAATCAATGAAGCTTTGGACGCAGTGAGAAAACACGATTTGACAGACGTAAAATAG